The Priestia koreensis genomic interval TTTAGCTGGAAAAGAACAAACACAAGAAGAGTTTTTCCATACGTTTAATACGCTGCATGAAGAAAGCAAGCAGATCGTTATTTCGAGTGATCGTCCACCGAAAGAAATTCCTACGTTAGAGGACCGCTTGCGTTCTCGATTCGAGTGGGGATTGATTACAGACATTACGCCACCGGATTTGGAAACGCGTATTGCCATTTTGCGTAAAAAAGCAAAAGCAGATGGTTTAGTGATCCCAAATGAAGTGATGCTGTATATCGCGAATCAAATTGACTCGAATATTCGTGAGCTAGAAGGGGCTTTAATTCGCGTTGTTGCTTATTCTTCTCTAGTAAATAAAGATATTAATGCTGACTTAGCAGCAGAGGCGCTAAAGGACATCATTCCAAGCTCTAAGCCTAAAATGATTACGATTCAAGATATTCAGCGGGTAGTAGGGCAACAATTTAATATTAAGTTAGAGGATTTTAAAGCGAAAAAGCGTACAAAATCCGTGGCTTTTCCAAGACAAATTGCCATGTATTTATCTCGAGAGCTGACAGATTTTTCACTACCAAAGATTGGGGAAGAATTTGGGGGACGTGATCACACAACCGTCATTCACGCTCACGAAAAGATTTCTACACTGCTAGGAACAGATAATCAGTTGAAAAATCAAATTCAAGAGATTAAAGATATTTTGCGGTAATCCACTTATCTCTTGTAACATGTGAATAATTCATATAGTATTATGCACAGTCTATCCACATGTGGATAGACTGTAATTATTGGGCTGCAGTATAGTTATCCACATACTCACAGCCCCTACGACTACTACTACTCTTTTAAAATAATAATAAAAGTATTCCTAAAACCATTTAGTCCATAGGAGGATTTCCATTATGAAGTTTATTATCGCGAAAGATGCATTAGTGCAAAGTGTTCAAGATGTCATGAAAGCTGTATCTTCTCGAACAACGATTCCAATCTTAACAGGGATCAAAATTGTAGCAACGGATGAAGGCGTAACTCTAACAGGAAGTGATTCAGATGTATCAATCGAATCATTCATCCCAGTAGAAGAGGATGGAAAAGAGATTGTTGACATTCATCATTCTGGAAGTATTGTGCTGCCAGCAAGATTCTTTAGTGAAATTGTACGTAAATTACCAAAGGAGACTGTTGAAATTGAAGTTCAACCTCATTTTTCGACGGTTATTCGATCAGGTAAGGCTGAATTTAACTTGAATGGATTAGATGCTGAAGAATATCCTCATCTTCCACAAATCGAAGAGGAGAACGCATTTAAAATTTCAACGGACCTTCTTAAAAACATGATCCGCCAAACTGTCTTTGCGGTGTCCACCTCAGAAACACGACCTATATTGACAGGTGTAAACTGGAAGGTAGAAGACAAGATTCTTACATGTATTGCAACGGATAGCCATCGACTTGCGCTTCGTAAGGCTCCAGTGGAAATTGATGCTGATTCTTCTTACAACGTCGTTATTCCAGGTAAAAGCCTAAGTGAGTTTAGCAAGATTTTAGATGATTCTCATGACCTAGTAGATATTGTTATCACAAACAATCAGGTTTTATTCAAGACGAAACATATCTTATTCTTCTCTAGACTACTTGACGGAAACTATCCTGATACGTCTCGTTTAATTCCATCTGAAAGTAAAACAGATATGACGTTAAATGTGAAGGAGTTTTTACAAGCAATTGATCGAGCGTCTTTATTAGCAAAAGAGGGACGCAACAATGTGGTGAAGTTATCAACGCTTGAGGAAGGGATTGTAGAGATCTCATCTAACTCACCTGAAATTGGTAAAGTAATTGAGGAGGTCCAAAGTCAATCCATCGACGGGGAAGATTTAAAAATCTCTTTCAGTGCAAAGTATATGCTTGATGCACTAAAAGCCTTAGAAGGAACTGAAATTAAAGTTAGTTTCACTGGTGCAATGAGACCTTTTATTATTCGTACACCAGAAGATGATTCTATGTTACAATTGATCTTACCAGTACGTACTTACTAATCGATTGAACCATCAATTTTTATATAATCGCTCTTTTTCTGTAATTCTTAGTCTTTAGCTGAGGTTTGAAAAGGAGCGATTTTCTGCCTAAAAAGAGGACTTACAAGGGTGCGCACTAGATTACGTGCCCTTGTCCTTTTCTCTTTTCGTTTTATTTAGTACAATATATAAGATACACAATTTGAAAGTGAGAGGTATTCGATGAAGGAAGTTCGCATCTCAACAGAAGTAATTACATTAGGTCAATTTTTAAAATTAGCGGATGTAATCCAAACGGGTGGCATGGCTAAATGGTTTCTTCAAGAATATGAGGTATATGTAAACCAAGAACCTGAAAATAGACGAGGTCGTAAATTAAAAGATCAAGATATAATAGACATTCCTGATGTAGGGACGTTTGTGGTGATTTCTTAAAGTTGGTGATCCCTTTTGTATATTAAAGAACTATCTCTGGTAAATTACCGGAACTATAATCGAACAACTGTTTCCTTTGAGAATAAAGTAAATGTGATCCTTGGTGAAAATGCTCAAGGAAAAACAAATGTCATGGAATCGATCTTTGTGTTGTCTATGGCTAAATCACATCGTGCATCAAATGATAAAGAGCTTATTCAATGGGATCAAGAGTTCGCAAAAATTACAGGTCAGATTGAAAAGCAAAACGGACCAACCCAACTAGAGTTAATCATCTCAACGAAAGGGAAGAAGGCAAAATATAACCATATTGAGCAACAGAAGCTTAGTCAGTATATTGGGGCTTTGAATACGGTCATGTTTGCCCCAGAAGATTTAAATCTCGTTAAGGGTAGTCCCCAAGTTCGAAGACGATTCATTGATATGGAGATTGGTCAGGTTTCTCCTGTATATATGTATGACTTAAGTCGTTATCAAAAAATTCTTCAGCAACGCAATCAGTATTTAAAACAACTCCAAACGAAAAAGACATCTGATATAACGTTTTTAGAAATCATGACAGAACAGCTGTGTGAGGTTGCTGCTCGTGTGCTAAAGAAACGATTTGAGTTTTTAGATTTGCTGCAAAAATGGGCAGAACCGATCCATGATGGCATAAGTCGTGGGAAGGAAACGTTAAAAATTACGTATAAAAATTCAATAGATGTATCAGACAAAGAAGACTTGTCGAAAATGATAGAAGAATATGCGAAAAAGTTTGAGCAGATTCAATCAAGAGAAATTGACCGCGGAGTTACGCTCGCTGGTCCACATCGGGATGATTTGATTTTCTACGTAAACGATAAAGATGTTCAAACCTTTGGCTCTCAAGGCCAACAGCGTACAACCGCTTTGTCACTGAAACTAGCGGAAATTGAGCTTATTTATTCAGAGGTAGGGGAATATCCCATTCTTTTATTAGATGATGTTCTCTCAGAACTAGATGATTATCGACAATCACACTTACTCAATACCATTCAAGGAAAAGTCCAAACCTTTGTTACGACCACAAGCATTGATGGTATTCATCATGAGACATTAGAACGTGCTGCTACCTACGAGGTAACAGCTGGAGAGATTCAGCGTATTAAATAGTTTTTTGCGCCACTTTCTATCCATGTAACAATCATTATGGATTCACTAGAAAATGGTAGGTAAGTAAAGATTCATTCAAATATATTTTTTACAAACATCTAACAGCTCTACTTGTAGAGTATGTAATAAAAAGTGTAGGTGAGAGACAATTGCCAATGGAACAGAAAGAAGTACAACAATCATATGATGCAGATCAGATACAGGTATTAGAGGGCTTAGAAGCGGTACGTAAACGTCCAGGTATGTATATTGGATCTACAAGCGGAAAAGGTCTTCACCATTTGGTGTGGGAAATTGTAGATAACAGTATTGACGAAGCTTTAGCTGGTTATTGTTCAGAAATCGGAGTAACCATCGAGAAGGACAATAGCATTACCGTCACTGATGATGGTCGTGGAATTCCTGTAGGTATGCATGAGAAAATGAAACGCCCAGCTGTCGAAGTTATTATGACAGTTCTTCATGCCGGCGGTAAGTTCGGTGGAGGAGGCTATAAAGTTTCCGGTGGTCTCCATGGTGTAGGGGCTTCTGTTGTTAATGCCCTGTCAGAATTCTTAGAAGTGTTCGTTCACCGTGATGGAAAAATCCATTACCAAAAATATACGCGTGGTGTCCCAAATGAAGATCTAAAGGTGATTGGCGATACAGACAAAACGGGTACAATTACACACTTTAAGCCAGATCCAGAAATCTTCAAAGAGACGTTAGAATATGACTATGACACGCTTGCAAACCGAATTCGTGAATTAGCGTTCCTAAATCGTAATATTAAAATCACGATTACAGATAAACGTCAAGAGCCAGAAAAGCACAAAGCTTATCACTATGAGGGTGGAATTAAATCCTATGTTGAGCACTTAAACCGCTCAAAAGAACCTATTCATGAAGAACCTATCTATATCGGTGGAGAAAAAGATGGAATCTCGATCGAGGTAGCGATGCAGTATAACGAAGGATATATTAGCAACATCTATTCTTTCGCTAACAACATCCATACTTACGAGGGCGGTACACATGAATCTGGATTCAAAACGGCCTTAACACGCGTTATCAATGATTATGCTCGAAAGAATAATCTTTTTAAAGATAGCGATGCAAACTTAACTGGTGAAGATGTTCGAGAAGGTTTAACAGCAATTGTCTCAATTAAGCATCCTGATCCTCAGTTTGAGGGACAAACAAAAACGAAATTAGGAAATAGTGAAGCGCGTACAATCACTGACTCGCTATTCTCTGACCACTTAGAGCGATTTTTACTTGAAAACCCGAACGTTGCTCGTAAAGTAGTAGACAAGGGAACAATGGCCTCTAGAGCCCGTCTAGCAGCGAAAAAAGCGCGTGAACTTACTCGACGTAAAAGTGCTTTAGAAATCTCTAGTCTTCCTGGAAAACTAGCAGACTGTGCTTCAAAAGATCCTTCTATTAGTGAACTATACGTAGTAGAGGGAGATTCAGCGGGTGGATCAGCAAAGCAAGGCCGTGATCGCCATTTCCAAGCTATCCTCCCATTACGTGGAAAAATTATCAACGTGGAAAAGGCTCGTCTTGATAAGATTTTATCAAACAACGAAGTTCGCTCTATCATTACAGCTTTAGGAACAGGGATTGGTGGAGACTTTGATATTACAAAGGCTCGTTACCATAAACTTGTCATTATGACAGATGCTGACGTTGATGGTGCGCACATTCGTACGCTGCTATTAACATTCTTCTATCGTTATATGAGACAAATCATTGAGCATGGCTATATCTACATTGCGCAGCCGCCTTTATATAAGGTTTCTCAAGGTAAACGTGTTGAATATGCGTACAACGATAAACAACTAGAAGAAGTATTAGCTACCTTGCCAGCTACACCGAAACCTTCTCTTCAACGTTACAAAGGTCTAGGAGAAATGAATCCCGACCAACTTTGGGAAACAACAATGGACCCAACAAATCGTACATTGCTTCAAGTAAGCTTAAAAGATGCGATTGAAGCGGACGAAACGTTTGAGATCTTAATGGGTGATAAGGTAGAACCGCGTAGAAACTTTATTGAAGAAAACGCTAAATACGTTAAAAACCTAGATATCTAAGTTCGTTTATTGAAATATTCATCATTAAACAAAGTAAGTCATCACAGGATAGAAGAAACTCTATCCTGTCTTTACTTATTGAACGCCTGTATTTTATAAACGAGCTTTTTAAAGGAGGTTCTGATGTATGTCAGATAAGCCAGTTTCGAATGTAAAAGAGATTAATATTAGTAAAGAAATGAGAACGTCATTCTTAGATTATGCCATGAGTGTAATCGTTTCACGTGCCTTGCCTGATGCTCGTGATGGATTAAAGCCTGTTCATCGCCGTATTTTGTATGCAATGAATGATCTAGGGATGACATCAGATAAAGCACATAAAAAGTCAGCACGTATCGTTGGTGAAGTAATCGGTAAGTACCATCCACATGGTGACTCATCTGTTTATGAAACAATGGTTAGGATGGCTCAAGATTTTAGTTATCGCTACATGCTTGTAGATGGGCACGGAAACTTTGGTTCTATTGATGGTGATGGGGCTGCGGCTATGCGTTATACCGAATCCAGAATGTCCAAAATTTCTATGGAGCTCTTGCGCGATATTAACAAGGATACAATTGACTACCAAGATAACTATGATGGCTCTGAACGTGAACCAGTTGTTCTTCCTTCGCGTTTCCCGAACCTTCTAGTGAATGGATCATCTGGGATTGCAGTAGGGATGGCAACTAATATTCCTCCACATCAACTAGGTGAAGTTATTGATGGAGTTTTAGAACTAAGTAAAAATCCAGAGATTACGATCCCTGAATTAATGGATATCATTCCAGGTCCTGATTTCCCAACGGGTGGACAAATTCTAGGGCGTAGTGGAATTCGCAGAGCGTACGAAACGGGTAAGGGTTCAATTACAGTTCGTGCCAAAGTAACGATTGAAGAAAAACCAAATGGAAGAGAAACAATTATCGTTTCTGAGCTTCCGTATCAAGTGAATAAAGCAAAATTGATTGAGAAGATTGCTGAATTAGTGCGCGATAAAAAGATTGATGGAATTACAGACTTACGTGACGAATCTGACCGAGAAGGTCTACGTATCGTCATTGAAGTTCGTCGTGATGCAAATGCAAATGTTCTATTAAACAATTTATATAAGCAAACAGCTCTTCAAACAAGCTTTGGTATTAATACACTCGCATTAGTTGAAGGGCAGCCTAAAGTGCTGAACTTGAAGGAATGTTTACATTATTACTTAGAGCATCAGGTAGTCATTATTCGTCGCCGTACGCAATTTGAACTACGCAAAGCCGAAGCAAGAGCTCATATCTTAGAAGGTTTGAAGATTGCACTAGACCATCTTGATGAAGTAATAGCCTTAATCAGAAGATCTCAAACAGGAGAAATTGCAAAACAAGGCTTAATGGAAAACTTCTCATTAAGTGAAAAACAGGCCCAAGCAATCCTTGATATGCGTTTGCAGCGTCTGACAGGTTTAGAACGTGAAAAAATCGAAGAAGAGTACCAGGCTCTTGTTGCTTTGATTCAAGAACTAAAAGCCATTTTAGCTGATGAGGAAAAGGTACTTGAAATCATTCGTGAAGAGTTAATGGACATCAAAGAACGTTACAATGATGAGCGCCGTACTGAAATTGTGCTAGGTGGACTAGAAACAATTGAGGATGAGGACTTAATTCCTCGCCAAGATATTGTCATTACGTTAACACACAACGGGTACATCAAGCGCCTTCCTGTTTCTACTTATCGAAGTCAAAAGCGTGGTGGTAGAGGAATACAGGGAATGAACATGCATGAGAATGACTTTGTTGAGCATCTCTTAACGACTTCTACACATGATACGATCCTGTATTTTACAAACAAAGGGAAGGTCTATCGTACAAAAGGTTATGAAATTCCTGAGTTTAGTCGTACAGCGAAGGGTCTCCCAATAATCAATTTACTTGAGGTCGATAAAAACGAATGGGTAAACGCGATTATTCCAGTGGAGCAATTTGTAGATGACGCTTATCTATTCTTTACAACAAAACAGGGAGTTTCAAAGCGTACACCTCTTTCTTCTTTTGAAAATATCCGTACAAGTGGATTGATCGCTCTAGGATTGAGAGAAGAAGATGAGCTTATCTCTGTTAAGCTGACAGACGGTAAAAAAGAGATTTTAATTGGTACTCAAAACGGAATGCTGATCCGTTTCCCAGAAGATGATGTTCGTTCAATGGGACGTACTGCAACCGGAGTAAAAGGAATTACGCTTGCAGATGATGACGAAGTCGTAGGAATGGAAATTTCCGATGATGAATCTGATATTCTTATCGTCACAAGAAATGGATATGGCAAACGGACGAAAACATCTGAATATAGAATTCAGTCCCGTGGTGGGAAAGGTCTTCGAACATGTAACGTTACAGAAAAGAACGGTAAAATCGTTTCACTTAAAACGGTAACTGAAGAAGAAGATATTATGCTGATCACGGTGAGTGGAGTTTTAATACGCGTTGCCACGAAAGATGTTTCTCAAATGGGACGAAATACGCAAGGTGTGAAATTGATTCGTCTTGGCGATGAAGAATTCGTTTCAACTGTAGCGAAAGTAGAAGTTTCAGAAGAAGATTCAGACGAAATTACCGATGAAGAAACAGA includes:
- the dnaA gene encoding chromosomal replication initiator protein DnaA, translating into MENIHDLWTKALTEIEKKLSKPSFETWLKSTKAHALQGDTLIITAPNDFARDWLESRYSDLIAETLYDLTGEELAVKFIIPQNQSEEDFDLNAPRKKVQKSDETSEFPQSMLNPKYTFDTFVIGSGNRFAHAASLAVAEAPAKAYNPLFIYGGVGLGKTHLMHAIGHYVLDHNPNAKVVYLSSEKFTNEFINSIRDNKAVEFRNKYRSVDVLLIDDIQFLAGKEQTQEEFFHTFNTLHEESKQIVISSDRPPKEIPTLEDRLRSRFEWGLITDITPPDLETRIAILRKKAKADGLVIPNEVMLYIANQIDSNIRELEGALIRVVAYSSLVNKDINADLAAEALKDIIPSSKPKMITIQDIQRVVGQQFNIKLEDFKAKKRTKSVAFPRQIAMYLSRELTDFSLPKIGEEFGGRDHTTVIHAHEKISTLLGTDNQLKNQIQEIKDILR
- the dnaN gene encoding DNA polymerase III subunit beta, with product MKFIIAKDALVQSVQDVMKAVSSRTTIPILTGIKIVATDEGVTLTGSDSDVSIESFIPVEEDGKEIVDIHHSGSIVLPARFFSEIVRKLPKETVEIEVQPHFSTVIRSGKAEFNLNGLDAEEYPHLPQIEEENAFKISTDLLKNMIRQTVFAVSTSETRPILTGVNWKVEDKILTCIATDSHRLALRKAPVEIDADSSYNVVIPGKSLSEFSKILDDSHDLVDIVITNNQVLFKTKHILFFSRLLDGNYPDTSRLIPSESKTDMTLNVKEFLQAIDRASLLAKEGRNNVVKLSTLEEGIVEISSNSPEIGKVIEEVQSQSIDGEDLKISFSAKYMLDALKALEGTEIKVSFTGAMRPFIIRTPEDDSMLQLILPVRTY
- the yaaA gene encoding S4 domain-containing protein YaaA; this encodes MKEVRISTEVITLGQFLKLADVIQTGGMAKWFLQEYEVYVNQEPENRRGRKLKDQDIIDIPDVGTFVVIS
- the recF gene encoding DNA replication/repair protein RecF (All proteins in this family for which functions are known are DNA-binding proteins that assist the filamentation of RecA onto DNA for the initiation of recombination or recombinational repair.) encodes the protein MYIKELSLVNYRNYNRTTVSFENKVNVILGENAQGKTNVMESIFVLSMAKSHRASNDKELIQWDQEFAKITGQIEKQNGPTQLELIISTKGKKAKYNHIEQQKLSQYIGALNTVMFAPEDLNLVKGSPQVRRRFIDMEIGQVSPVYMYDLSRYQKILQQRNQYLKQLQTKKTSDITFLEIMTEQLCEVAARVLKKRFEFLDLLQKWAEPIHDGISRGKETLKITYKNSIDVSDKEDLSKMIEEYAKKFEQIQSREIDRGVTLAGPHRDDLIFYVNDKDVQTFGSQGQQRTTALSLKLAEIELIYSEVGEYPILLLDDVLSELDDYRQSHLLNTIQGKVQTFVTTTSIDGIHHETLERAATYEVTAGEIQRIK
- the gyrB gene encoding DNA topoisomerase (ATP-hydrolyzing) subunit B; its protein translation is MEQKEVQQSYDADQIQVLEGLEAVRKRPGMYIGSTSGKGLHHLVWEIVDNSIDEALAGYCSEIGVTIEKDNSITVTDDGRGIPVGMHEKMKRPAVEVIMTVLHAGGKFGGGGYKVSGGLHGVGASVVNALSEFLEVFVHRDGKIHYQKYTRGVPNEDLKVIGDTDKTGTITHFKPDPEIFKETLEYDYDTLANRIRELAFLNRNIKITITDKRQEPEKHKAYHYEGGIKSYVEHLNRSKEPIHEEPIYIGGEKDGISIEVAMQYNEGYISNIYSFANNIHTYEGGTHESGFKTALTRVINDYARKNNLFKDSDANLTGEDVREGLTAIVSIKHPDPQFEGQTKTKLGNSEARTITDSLFSDHLERFLLENPNVARKVVDKGTMASRARLAAKKARELTRRKSALEISSLPGKLADCASKDPSISELYVVEGDSAGGSAKQGRDRHFQAILPLRGKIINVEKARLDKILSNNEVRSIITALGTGIGGDFDITKARYHKLVIMTDADVDGAHIRTLLLTFFYRYMRQIIEHGYIYIAQPPLYKVSQGKRVEYAYNDKQLEEVLATLPATPKPSLQRYKGLGEMNPDQLWETTMDPTNRTLLQVSLKDAIEADETFEILMGDKVEPRRNFIEENAKYVKNLDI
- the gyrA gene encoding DNA gyrase subunit A is translated as MSDKPVSNVKEINISKEMRTSFLDYAMSVIVSRALPDARDGLKPVHRRILYAMNDLGMTSDKAHKKSARIVGEVIGKYHPHGDSSVYETMVRMAQDFSYRYMLVDGHGNFGSIDGDGAAAMRYTESRMSKISMELLRDINKDTIDYQDNYDGSEREPVVLPSRFPNLLVNGSSGIAVGMATNIPPHQLGEVIDGVLELSKNPEITIPELMDIIPGPDFPTGGQILGRSGIRRAYETGKGSITVRAKVTIEEKPNGRETIIVSELPYQVNKAKLIEKIAELVRDKKIDGITDLRDESDREGLRIVIEVRRDANANVLLNNLYKQTALQTSFGINTLALVEGQPKVLNLKECLHYYLEHQVVIIRRRTQFELRKAEARAHILEGLKIALDHLDEVIALIRRSQTGEIAKQGLMENFSLSEKQAQAILDMRLQRLTGLEREKIEEEYQALVALIQELKAILADEEKVLEIIREELMDIKERYNDERRTEIVLGGLETIEDEDLIPRQDIVITLTHNGYIKRLPVSTYRSQKRGGRGIQGMNMHENDFVEHLLTTSTHDTILYFTNKGKVYRTKGYEIPEFSRTAKGLPIINLLEVDKNEWVNAIIPVEQFVDDAYLFFTTKQGVSKRTPLSSFENIRTSGLIALGLREEDELISVKLTDGKKEILIGTQNGMLIRFPEDDVRSMGRTATGVKGITLADDDEVVGMEISDDESDILIVTRNGYGKRTKTSEYRIQSRGGKGLRTCNVTEKNGKIVSLKTVTEEEDIMLITVSGVLIRVATKDVSQMGRNTQGVKLIRLGDEEFVSTVAKVEVSEEDSDEITDEETEIETEVVDTEE